In Aestuariibaculum lutulentum, one DNA window encodes the following:
- the nhaD gene encoding sodium:proton antiporter NhaD — protein sequence METAIILVFVLGYLAITLEHNLKIDKLIPALVMMAICWALISLGLDSFPNWFDSAKHALLDGFGDFGHDEKLHLMEETLLHHLGKTAEILVFLLGAMTIVEIIDYFDGFSTIKSFVKTKKKSKILWIFSILAFVLSAIIDNLTATIVLISILQKIVKERDIRIWYAGLIIIAANAGGAWSPIGDVTTTMLWIGKKVSSDHLFVYLFIPSFLCMAVPSFIASFLPVFKGNLEIEEDEDDKPKSKYSATMLYLGLGAIVFVPVFKMVTHLPPYVGMMLSLGVVAVFAEIYSSSKFSMTEFGAEESDAHAHHSPVHHSLSKIELPSILFFLGILMAVAALESLGILFNFAGALQDTMPMLGTEIHVGEGVSDLVVLLLGVGSAVIDNVPLVAASLGMFHEPMDNELWHFIAYAAGTGGSMLIIGSAAGVVAMGMEKIDFFWYFKKISWLALIGFLVGAAAFMVTRTLF from the coding sequence ATGGAAACAGCGATTATTTTAGTATTTGTATTAGGCTATTTGGCCATTACTCTTGAACATAACTTAAAAATAGATAAACTTATCCCGGCATTAGTAATGATGGCTATTTGTTGGGCTTTAATATCTTTAGGTTTAGATAGCTTTCCAAATTGGTTCGATTCTGCCAAACATGCCTTGTTAGATGGTTTTGGCGATTTTGGTCATGATGAGAAGCTTCACCTAATGGAAGAAACTTTATTACATCATTTAGGTAAAACAGCAGAAATCTTAGTATTCCTTTTAGGTGCTATGACTATTGTTGAAATTATTGATTATTTCGATGGTTTTTCAACAATTAAAAGCTTTGTTAAGACAAAGAAAAAGAGTAAAATTTTATGGATTTTCTCAATTTTAGCTTTCGTATTATCTGCAATCATCGATAACTTAACAGCAACAATTGTTTTAATTTCAATTCTTCAGAAAATAGTTAAAGAAAGAGATATTCGTATTTGGTATGCTGGTTTAATTATTATTGCAGCTAACGCGGGTGGTGCTTGGTCTCCAATTGGAGACGTTACTACAACCATGTTATGGATTGGTAAAAAAGTATCTTCAGATCATTTATTTGTTTATCTTTTTATTCCATCATTTTTATGTATGGCAGTGCCTTCTTTTATCGCGTCATTCCTGCCAGTATTTAAAGGTAATTTAGAAATAGAAGAGGATGAAGACGATAAACCAAAGTCGAAGTATAGTGCAACGATGTTATATTTAGGTTTAGGTGCTATTGTGTTTGTGCCTGTATTTAAAATGGTAACGCATTTACCTCCATACGTAGGTATGATGTTATCTTTAGGAGTAGTAGCTGTTTTTGCTGAAATATACAGCAGTTCAAAATTCAGTATGACTGAGTTTGGAGCCGAGGAGAGTGATGCACATGCACACCATAGTCCGGTTCACCATTCATTATCAAAAATTGAGTTGCCTAGTATTTTATTCTTCTTAGGTATTTTAATGGCTGTTGCAGCTTTAGAATCTTTGGGGATTTTATTCAATTTCGCAGGTGCATTACAAGATACCATGCCAATGTTAGGAACTGAAATTCACGTAGGTGAAGGAGTTTCAGATTTAGTGGTGTTATTATTAGGAGTAGGTTCTGCAGTTATTGACAACGTACCATTAGTTGCTGCGTCTTTAGGGATGTTCCACGAACCGATGGATAATGAATTATGGCACTTTATAGCTTATGCTGCTGGAACCGGAGGAAGTATGTTGATTATTGGATCGGCGGCTGGAGTTGTAGCTATGGGAATGGAAAAAATTGACTTTTTCTGGTACTTTAAAAAGATTTCTTGGTTAGCTTTAATAGGGTTTCTGGTAGGTGCAGCTGCATTTATGGTTACCAGAACATTATTCTAA
- a CDS encoding anhydro-N-acetylmuramic acid kinase, translating into MAKNKFKVIGVMSGTSLDGIDLVYVIFEKGKQWQFDIVYSETVAYPKFWEEQLTGLVANTFEELKVIDVAYTKYITGVIGDFIKKYNLNDIDAVCSHGHTALHQPEKKLTYQIGNLQMLAEVLGQKVVCDFRVQDVEYGGQGAPLVPIGDKLLFSDYDFCLNLGGFANISTDENDKRIAYDICPVNIVLNHYVKQLGFDYDDSGTIAASGSVNAELLDKLNALGFYKEAYPKSLGLEWVKVNIFPLIDAFQLEIKDILSTFVEHIAIQLAAEINKKELASVYVTGGGVYNAYLIERLKHYTNNTILIPENAIVEFKEALIFGFLGVLKLRNENNCLQSVTGANRDHSSGKIYLPEK; encoded by the coding sequence ATGGCAAAAAATAAATTTAAGGTAATAGGTGTGATGTCGGGAACATCGTTAGATGGTATCGATTTGGTTTATGTAATTTTTGAAAAAGGAAAGCAATGGCAGTTTGATATTGTTTATAGTGAAACTGTTGCGTATCCTAAATTTTGGGAGGAGCAATTGACAGGTTTGGTTGCCAATACTTTTGAAGAATTAAAAGTTATAGATGTCGCGTATACCAAATATATTACAGGTGTAATAGGTGACTTTATTAAAAAGTATAATTTAAATGATATTGATGCGGTGTGTTCGCACGGGCATACGGCGTTACATCAGCCGGAAAAGAAGTTAACTTACCAAATTGGAAATTTACAGATGCTTGCTGAGGTTTTAGGGCAAAAAGTCGTTTGTGATTTTAGAGTTCAGGATGTAGAATATGGAGGGCAAGGAGCGCCTTTGGTCCCGATAGGGGATAAGCTATTGTTTTCTGATTACGATTTCTGTTTGAACTTGGGTGGTTTCGCCAATATCTCAACAGATGAAAACGATAAGCGTATTGCTTACGACATCTGTCCGGTAAATATTGTTTTGAATCACTATGTAAAGCAATTAGGATTTGATTATGATGATTCTGGTACTATCGCAGCTTCGGGATCTGTCAATGCAGAATTGTTAGATAAGTTGAATGCTTTAGGATTTTATAAGGAAGCATACCCCAAAAGCCTGGGCTTAGAATGGGTGAAAGTAAATATTTTTCCTTTAATCGATGCTTTTCAACTTGAAATTAAAGATATTCTATCCACGTTTGTTGAACATATTGCCATACAGTTGGCAGCTGAAATTAATAAAAAGGAACTGGCTTCGGTGTATGTTACAGGAGGTGGCGTTTACAATGCCTATCTAATAGAAAGACTAAAGCATTATACAAATAATACTATTTTAATACCTGAAAATGCCATAGTGGAATTTAAAGAAGCTTTAATTTTTGGGTTCTTGGGAGTACTTAAACTTCGTAATGAAAATAACTGTCTTCAAAGTGTAACCGGAGCAAATAGAGACCATAGTTCCGGCAAAATCTACCTTCCTGAAAAATAA
- a CDS encoding Mpo1 family 2-hydroxy fatty acid dioxygenase has translation MRTLNSLLAEYSESHQTAYNKRIHYVCVPAIFFSIVGLLACIPIGNLFADFNPEWIKSYLHFGTLGILLVMFYYLKLSFKLFVVMLLFSVLVLFGIQVVDGFGIAPLWVIMLIVFAIAWVFQFIGHKHEGNKPSFLKELQFLLIGPAWTLSHIFKF, from the coding sequence ATGAGGACATTAAATAGCCTTTTGGCTGAGTATTCCGAAAGCCATCAAACAGCATACAATAAACGGATTCATTATGTATGCGTACCTGCCATTTTCTTTTCAATTGTTGGTTTGTTGGCTTGTATCCCAATAGGAAATTTGTTTGCAGATTTCAACCCTGAATGGATAAAATCTTATTTGCATTTCGGGACTTTAGGAATTTTATTGGTGATGTTCTATTATTTGAAATTGTCTTTTAAATTGTTTGTTGTCATGCTTCTGTTTTCTGTTTTGGTACTTTTTGGAATTCAGGTTGTAGATGGTTTTGGTATTGCTCCTTTATGGGTGATTATGTTAATTGTTTTTGCCATAGCATGGGTGTTTCAGTTTATTGGTCACAAGCATGAAGGAAATAAACCTTCCTTTTTAAAAGAACTTCAGTTTTTATTAATTGGCCCAGCGTGGACACTGAGCCATATTTTTAAATTTTAA
- a CDS encoding purine-nucleoside phosphorylase, whose protein sequence is MIKIINETTDYLKGKGFDNPEIGIILGTGLGQLVNEIEILHEVSYNHIPNFPTATVEFHKGKLIYGVLEGKKVMVMQGRFHLYEGYSLPDVTFPVRIMEKLGINTLLVSNAAGAINTNFKKGELMLLDDHINLQGDSPLAFKGVEHLGERFVDMSAPYSSEINSKFKTIAKNHGITLHEGVYASVLGPQLETRAEYRMLKIIGADAVGMSTVPEVIVANHLKLKVAAVSVLTDECDPDNLQPVDITEIIEMAKKAEPNMITLFRDLIKSL, encoded by the coding sequence ATGATTAAGATAATAAACGAAACTACAGATTACTTAAAAGGCAAAGGCTTCGACAATCCTGAAATAGGTATTATTCTGGGAACAGGTCTTGGCCAGCTTGTTAATGAAATTGAAATTTTGCACGAGGTTAGCTATAACCACATTCCAAACTTCCCGACTGCTACCGTAGAATTTCATAAAGGTAAATTAATTTATGGCGTTTTAGAAGGGAAAAAGGTTATGGTTATGCAAGGGCGCTTCCATTTATACGAGGGCTATAGCTTACCAGACGTCACGTTCCCGGTTCGTATTATGGAAAAATTGGGGATAAATACCCTATTAGTTTCTAATGCTGCTGGTGCAATTAACACCAACTTTAAAAAAGGTGAATTAATGCTTCTCGACGACCATATTAACCTTCAGGGTGATTCGCCATTAGCTTTTAAAGGTGTTGAACATTTAGGTGAGCGCTTTGTAGATATGAGTGCCCCGTACAGTAGCGAGATTAACTCGAAATTTAAAACCATTGCAAAAAATCATGGCATTACTTTACACGAAGGTGTTTATGCCAGTGTTTTAGGTCCGCAATTGGAAACCAGAGCCGAATACCGTATGCTGAAAATTATTGGTGCAGATGCAGTGGGAATGAGTACTGTTCCTGAAGTCATTGTTGCAAACCACTTAAAATTAAAAGTAGCTGCTGTATCTGTTTTAACCGATGAGTGTGACCCTGACAACTTACAACCTGTTGACATTACCGAAATTATTGAAATGGCTAAAAAAGCTGAACCTAACATGATTACCTTATTCCGTGATCTTATTAAGTCGTTATAA
- the arsM gene encoding arsenosugar biosynthesis arsenite methyltransferase ArsM, whose translation MSYLETTHNVYKEAALTPDVGLCCTTNPIWELPGLKIPKIMQEMNYGCGSTVHARDLTNNPKMLYVGVGGGMELLQFSYFNREIGGVIGIDVVDEMLEASRKNFKVAETINPWFKSEFIDLKKGDALSLPVEDNSIDVAAQNCLFNIFKAEDLKKAISEMYRVLKPHGRLVMSDPTCEQPMNDILRNDERLRALCLSGSLPINDYIKMLTDAGFGTIEIRARKPYRILDPKNYATDELIYIESIEVAAIKDPMPEDGPCVFTGKAAIYFGESGYFNDKKGHILLKNQPLAICDKTANALASLNRDDIFISKSTYHYDGGGCC comes from the coding sequence ATGAGTTACCTTGAAACCACCCACAATGTTTACAAAGAAGCTGCTCTAACACCAGATGTTGGTTTATGTTGCACCACTAACCCCATTTGGGAGCTGCCTGGATTAAAAATCCCGAAGATTATGCAGGAAATGAATTATGGTTGTGGCAGTACAGTTCATGCTCGCGATTTAACCAACAACCCTAAAATGCTTTATGTGGGTGTTGGTGGTGGTATGGAACTTTTACAGTTTTCCTATTTTAACCGTGAGATTGGTGGTGTTATTGGAATTGATGTGGTAGATGAAATGCTGGAAGCATCAAGAAAAAATTTTAAGGTAGCCGAAACTATAAACCCATGGTTTAAAAGTGAATTTATCGACCTTAAAAAAGGAGATGCCTTAAGCCTTCCTGTTGAAGATAATTCTATTGATGTTGCAGCTCAGAATTGTCTCTTTAATATTTTTAAAGCTGAAGATTTAAAAAAAGCCATCTCAGAAATGTACCGTGTGTTAAAACCTCACGGACGTTTAGTTATGAGTGACCCAACTTGCGAACAGCCTATGAACGACATCCTTCGAAACGACGAAAGATTACGAGCTCTTTGTCTAAGTGGAAGCCTGCCAATTAACGATTATATTAAAATGCTTACTGATGCCGGTTTTGGAACCATTGAAATTCGCGCCAGAAAGCCTTACCGAATTCTTGACCCAAAAAATTACGCAACCGACGAACTTATATACATTGAATCTATAGAAGTGGCAGCTATTAAAGACCCAATGCCTGAAGATGGTCCATGTGTATTTACAGGAAAAGCTGCTATATACTTTGGTGAAAGCGGTTATTTTAATGATAAAAAAGGGCATATTCTCCTAAAAAATCAACCTTTAGCTATATGCGACAAAACAGCCAATGCTCTGGCGTCTTTAAACCGAGATGACATCTTTATAAGTAAATCTACCTACCATTACGATGGTGGTGGCTGCTGTTAA
- a CDS encoding TIGR04282 family arsenosugar biosynthesis glycosyltransferase, with protein sequence MAFLNKKGQDDDNDMTFDFHFPTSKKALIIFTRNPELGKCKTRLAKTIGNEAALNIYKHLLKHTASVTEKLSVDKFVFYSENIMKDDLWNSDIFKKKLQTGNDLGERMQHAFTELFSLDYHKIVIVGSDVLDLNADIINDAFLQLNNSDYVIGPAKDGGYYLLGMTRLNSEVFKNKNWGTETVLKDTLENLQNNNVYILQELNDIDTFEDIEDYQELKPYYTQ encoded by the coding sequence ATGGCATTTTTAAACAAAAAAGGACAAGATGATGATAACGACATGACGTTTGATTTTCATTTTCCAACATCGAAAAAGGCTTTAATTATTTTTACCCGCAATCCGGAATTAGGCAAATGCAAAACGCGACTTGCTAAAACCATTGGTAACGAAGCGGCTCTTAACATTTACAAACACCTGCTAAAACATACCGCTTCAGTCACTGAAAAATTATCTGTCGACAAATTTGTTTTCTATTCTGAAAACATCATGAAGGATGATTTATGGAACTCAGACATTTTTAAAAAGAAACTACAAACCGGCAACGATTTAGGAGAACGTATGCAACACGCTTTCACCGAACTTTTCAGCTTAGATTACCACAAAATTGTTATTGTAGGAAGCGATGTATTAGATTTAAATGCCGATATTATAAACGACGCGTTTCTCCAATTAAATAATAGCGATTATGTTATTGGTCCAGCAAAGGATGGCGGATACTATCTGTTAGGAATGACACGTTTAAATTCAGAAGTTTTCAAGAATAAAAACTGGGGAACCGAAACCGTTTTAAAGGATACTTTAGAAAATTTACAAAACAACAACGTTTACATATTACAAGAGTTAAACGATATTGATACCTTTGAAGATATTGAAGACTATCAAGAATTAAAACCGTATTACACCCAATGA
- a CDS encoding MotA/TolQ/ExbB proton channel family protein, with amino-acid sequence MLNTLLQNTQEGAELLTDEVPVEKTLSIIELISSGGVAGQVIILLLFVLLVAAIYIYFERLFAIKAAAKIDANFMNQIKDHVTHGKIDSAQLLCAQANSPVSRLINKGISRIGKPLADINTAIENAGRLEVYSLEKNVSVLATISGAAPMIGFLGTVIGMILSIFEIANSGGQIDIKLLADGLYTAMTTTVAGLIVGIVAYMAYNHLVVKTDKVVYQMEAHSVEFLDHLNEPI; translated from the coding sequence ATGCTTAACACTTTATTACAAAACACTCAAGAAGGCGCCGAGTTATTAACCGATGAGGTGCCTGTTGAAAAAACACTCTCTATTATTGAGCTTATCAGTAGTGGGGGAGTTGCTGGTCAAGTAATTATTCTACTTTTGTTTGTGTTGCTCGTTGCAGCGATTTACATTTATTTCGAGCGTTTGTTTGCTATTAAGGCAGCCGCTAAAATAGATGCAAATTTTATGAATCAGATTAAAGACCATGTAACGCATGGTAAAATTGATTCAGCACAACTGTTATGTGCTCAGGCCAATTCGCCGGTATCAAGATTAATCAATAAAGGAATTTCAAGAATTGGAAAACCACTTGCCGACATTAATACAGCTATTGAAAACGCTGGTCGATTAGAGGTTTACAGTTTAGAGAAAAACGTAAGTGTGCTTGCAACCATTTCAGGAGCAGCACCAATGATTGGTTTCTTAGGAACGGTTATTGGTATGATCTTATCTATCTTCGAGATTGCTAACTCAGGTGGTCAAATCGATATTAAACTGTTAGCTGATGGTTTATATACAGCGATGACAACTACGGTAGCAGGTTTAATTGTTGGTATTGTCGCTTATATGGCTTACAATCACCTGGTAGTTAAAACGGACAAAGTGGTGTACCAGATGGAAGCACACTCGGTAGAGTTTTTAGATCATTTAAATGAGCCTATTTAA
- a CDS encoding Glu/Leu/Phe/Val dehydrogenase dimerization domain-containing protein, whose protein sequence is MKELLKKYENKTPEIIFNWKDSETEAEGWVVINSLRGGAAGGGTRMRLGLDVNEVLSLAKTMEIKFTVSGPAIGGAKSGINFDPKDPRKKGVLERWYKVVSPLLKSYYGTGGDLNVDEIHEVIPITEESGVWHPQEGVFNGHFKPTEADKINRIGQLRQGVIKVIENPQYSPDVLRKYTVADMITGFGVAEAVRHYYNIYGGEVQGKRVVIQGFGNVGAAAAYYLAQMGAKVVGIIDIAGGLINEEGFTFEEIKALFLAKKGNTLESDNLIPFEEINDEIWGIQAEIFAPCAASRLITESQINQLIDSGLEVVSCGANVPFADKEIFFGPIMEHTDNKVSLIPDFISNCGMARVFAYFMERRVQMTDDAIFNDTSNKIKEAIENVYSKNKDKTGVSATAYEIALSQLV, encoded by the coding sequence ATGAAAGAATTATTAAAAAAATACGAAAATAAAACTCCCGAAATTATATTCAACTGGAAAGATTCAGAAACCGAAGCCGAAGGCTGGGTAGTGATTAATTCGCTGCGTGGTGGTGCTGCCGGTGGAGGAACCAGAATGCGATTAGGCCTTGACGTAAACGAGGTGTTGTCTTTGGCAAAAACCATGGAAATTAAGTTTACAGTGTCTGGTCCGGCAATTGGAGGTGCAAAGTCTGGAATAAATTTCGATCCTAAAGATCCTAGAAAAAAAGGCGTTTTAGAGCGTTGGTATAAAGTGGTATCCCCGTTACTTAAAAGTTACTATGGTACCGGAGGCGATTTAAATGTAGACGAGATTCATGAAGTAATTCCAATTACCGAAGAAAGTGGCGTTTGGCACCCGCAGGAAGGTGTTTTTAACGGACATTTTAAACCAACCGAAGCTGATAAAATTAATCGAATAGGTCAGTTACGTCAAGGTGTTATAAAAGTAATTGAAAATCCACAGTATTCACCGGACGTTTTGAGGAAATATACCGTTGCAGATATGATTACAGGTTTTGGTGTGGCTGAAGCTGTAAGACATTACTACAATATTTACGGCGGAGAGGTACAGGGTAAACGTGTTGTAATTCAGGGGTTTGGTAATGTTGGGGCGGCGGCTGCATATTATTTAGCTCAAATGGGTGCAAAAGTGGTTGGAATTATCGATATTGCAGGCGGTTTAATTAATGAGGAAGGATTTACGTTTGAGGAGATTAAGGCCTTATTTCTTGCGAAAAAGGGCAACACTTTAGAGAGCGATAATTTAATTCCTTTTGAGGAAATCAACGATGAAATTTGGGGTATTCAAGCCGAAATTTTCGCGCCATGTGCTGCATCTCGATTAATAACAGAAAGTCAGATTAATCAATTAATAGATAGTGGTCTTGAAGTGGTGTCGTGCGGTGCTAATGTGCCGTTTGCTGACAAGGAAATTTTCTTTGGACCAATTATGGAACATACCGATAATAAGGTGAGTTTAATTCCCGATTTTATTTCAAACTGTGGTATGGCACGTGTATTTGCATATTTTATGGAACGCCGTGTACAAATGACAGATGATGCGATATTTAATGATACATCAAATAAAATTAAAGAAGCAATAGAAAACGTATATAGTAAAAACAAAGATAAAACCGGTGTGAGTGCCACGGCATATGAAATCGCACTCAGCCAACTTGTGTAA
- a CDS encoding arsenosugar biosynthesis-associated peroxidase-like protein, with protein sequence MQKTYYDPADLKKFGKISEWNEELGAKFFEYYGKVFEEGALTEREKSLIALAVSHTIQCPYCIDAYTGDGLQRGITKEEMMEALHVAAAIRGGASLVHGVQMMNKVNKLDM encoded by the coding sequence ATGCAAAAAACATATTACGACCCAGCCGATTTAAAGAAATTCGGAAAAATATCGGAATGGAATGAAGAACTTGGCGCTAAATTTTTCGAGTACTACGGCAAAGTCTTTGAAGAAGGCGCGTTAACCGAACGCGAAAAATCTTTAATCGCCTTAGCCGTTTCTCATACTATTCAGTGCCCTTATTGCATTGATGCTTATACCGGTGACGGTTTACAGCGTGGAATTACCAAAGAAGAAATGATGGAAGCTTTACACGTGGCTGCTGCTATTCGTGGTGGTGCTTCATTAGTACACGGCGTTCAAATGATGAACAAAGTGAATAAACTGGACATGTAA
- the arsS gene encoding arsenosugar biosynthesis radical SAM (seleno)protein ArsS (Some members of this family are selenoproteins.) has protein sequence MIKSLHKRESDLANAKRQVEILSNGIFQQGELPTFKAKISETNQFPLKAKKLEILQINVGYMCNQTCSHCHVDAGPDRKEIMSKDTMLQCLEAIKKTGAHTLDLTGGAPEMNPNFRWFVDEASKAGIKDFIVRSNLTIITANKKYNDLPEFFKNHNVHVVSSMPHWTKGKTDKQRGDGVFDASLKALKMLNDVGYGIPDSNLKLDLVYNPSGAFLPGNQAAMEKDFKKALFEDFGIHFHNLFALTNLPISRFLDYLIASENYEDYMYALVEAFNPNAVKNVMCTNTISVSWDGYLYDCDFNQMLELPVNSIAKHISEYNENLLEGRDIVISQHCYGCTAGAGSSCQGTVA, from the coding sequence ATGATTAAATCCCTTCACAAGCGAGAAAGTGACTTAGCTAACGCAAAAAGGCAGGTTGAAATCCTATCTAATGGTATTTTCCAACAAGGCGAATTACCAACCTTTAAAGCTAAAATTTCAGAAACCAATCAGTTTCCTTTAAAAGCAAAAAAGCTTGAAATTTTACAAATTAATGTAGGCTACATGTGCAACCAAACCTGTAGTCATTGCCATGTTGATGCCGGTCCAGATCGAAAAGAGATTATGAGTAAGGATACCATGCTTCAATGCTTAGAAGCGATTAAAAAAACAGGAGCTCACACTTTAGATTTAACTGGAGGTGCTCCTGAAATGAATCCTAATTTCCGTTGGTTTGTAGATGAAGCTTCAAAAGCTGGTATTAAAGATTTTATTGTTCGATCGAATCTTACCATCATTACCGCCAATAAAAAATATAACGATTTACCAGAATTTTTTAAAAATCATAATGTTCATGTGGTAAGTTCGATGCCACACTGGACCAAAGGGAAAACCGACAAACAACGTGGTGATGGTGTTTTTGATGCTTCTCTAAAAGCTTTAAAAATGCTGAATGATGTTGGTTACGGCATACCAGACAGCAACCTAAAATTAGATTTAGTTTATAATCCGTCGGGGGCATTTTTACCGGGCAATCAAGCAGCCATGGAAAAAGATTTCAAAAAAGCCTTGTTTGAAGACTTTGGTATTCACTTTCACAATCTATTCGCTTTAACCAATTTACCTATTAGTCGGTTTTTAGATTATTTAATTGCTTCTGAAAATTATGAAGATTATATGTATGCTTTGGTTGAGGCTTTTAATCCGAATGCAGTTAAAAATGTGATGTGCACCAACACGATTTCAGTAAGTTGGGATGGTTATTTATACGATTGCGATTTCAATCAAATGCTGGAACTTCCTGTAAATAGTATAGCTAAACACATTTCAGAATACAACGAAAACTTATTAGAAGGGCGCGACATTGTTATTTCTCAACATTGTTACGGTTGTACGGCTGGCGCTGGAAGCAGTTGCCAGGGCACTGTCGCTTAA
- a CDS encoding acyl-CoA dehydrogenase — protein MNFNLSEEHKMIRDAARDFAQNELLPGVIERDEKQHFPDELVKKMGDLGFLGIMVDPKYGGSGMDTISYVLIMEELSKIDASASVIVSVNNSLVCYGLEAYGTEEQKQKYLTKLATGEFVGAFCLSEPEAGSDATSQKTTAIDKGDHYILNGTKNWITNGGRADVYLVIAQTDRDKGSHGINVFIVEKGMEGFHIGPKENKLGIRGSDTHTLQFNDVKVPKENRIGDDGSGFRFAMKTLSGGRIGIAAQAIGIASGAYELALKYSKERKAFGTEICNHQAIAFKLADMYSDIEAARYLVMRAAWDKDQGANYDVSSAVAKLQASKTAMQHTTEAVQIFGGNGFVKDYHVERLMRDAKITQIYEGTSEIQKIVISRSITKN, from the coding sequence ATGAATTTTAATCTTTCCGAAGAACATAAAATGATACGGGATGCCGCTCGCGATTTTGCTCAAAACGAATTGCTTCCCGGTGTTATTGAACGTGATGAAAAACAACACTTTCCTGATGAACTCGTTAAAAAAATGGGCGACCTTGGATTTTTAGGCATCATGGTAGACCCGAAATACGGCGGAAGTGGCATGGATACCATTTCATATGTTCTTATTATGGAAGAGCTTTCTAAAATTGACGCTTCGGCTTCGGTTATTGTTTCGGTTAATAATTCTTTAGTTTGCTATGGTTTAGAAGCCTATGGTACCGAAGAACAAAAACAAAAATATTTAACAAAACTGGCCACCGGCGAATTCGTTGGTGCTTTTTGTTTAAGTGAACCTGAAGCCGGAAGTGATGCAACCTCTCAAAAAACAACAGCTATAGATAAAGGCGACCACTATATTTTAAACGGAACAAAAAACTGGATTACCAATGGTGGGCGCGCCGATGTTTATCTGGTTATTGCACAAACCGACAGAGACAAAGGTTCTCATGGCATTAACGTCTTTATTGTTGAAAAAGGCATGGAAGGCTTCCATATTGGACCGAAAGAAAACAAATTAGGCATCCGTGGAAGCGATACGCACACCCTTCAGTTTAACGATGTGAAAGTACCTAAAGAAAATCGCATTGGCGATGATGGTTCTGGATTTCGTTTCGCTATGAAAACGCTTTCTGGCGGACGAATTGGAATTGCAGCACAAGCCATAGGAATAGCCTCCGGTGCTTACGAACTGGCTTTAAAATATTCAAAAGAGCGTAAAGCTTTTGGTACCGAAATTTGCAACCATCAAGCTATTGCTTTTAAATTAGCCGATATGTATTCTGATATTGAAGCTGCTCGTTACTTAGTCATGCGCGCTGCCTGGGATAAGGACCAGGGTGCTAATTACGACGTTTCTAGTGCTGTGGCTAAATTACAGGCCTCAAAAACAGCTATGCAGCATACTACAGAAGCCGTTCAGATATTTGGAGGCAATGGTTTCGTAAAAGATTATCATGTAGAACGCTTAATGCGTGACGCTAAAATTACTCAGATTTACGAAGGCACTTCTGAGATTCAAAAAATTGTTATCTCAAGAAGTATCACTAAAAATTAA